From the genome of Triticum aestivum cultivar Chinese Spring chromosome 1A, IWGSC CS RefSeq v2.1, whole genome shotgun sequence:
TATCATGAAGGAGTTGCATGTCTGCGTGTCGACGCCTACGCGGTGCAACCGTGTACTGCGCGTCAGGCAGTACTGCCTCGCCGGCCGGCGGTGGCGCCACGCGGTGCCAAGATTAGTTAACTCCCTAGCTCGCCGCGTCAACGCATTGACAAGCCCCGGTCTTTACGCCATGTAGGAGCACGTAACATGCATATGCGCCGCTAGTCTCGCCGTAATTCCACGCGGTACAACCTCTACGTCGGCAAAAGGTGATCAAGTGACGACGACGCGAGACcaaagaggaagaaagaagatggCTGAGTCGACTAGTGGAACGGACCGACAGCTTGGACGGTAGCTAGTGGCCTATATACAAAAAATACATGCTTTGCACTGCATGCATGTTATGTATGggacacgtacgtacgtacgtacgtacgtgcggGCGACGCCATTGACCATCCTAGAGTTATCCACGTAGGAGCGTAATTCACCAAGCAATGGAGCGGTTTTTGCATTACCTATGTAGGGTTGCTTAGCAGGGAGAAATGGGAAAAATGCACGGTCTTCATAGGTTCCTATTTTTTCACGTCGAAGCATGTACATTTGACTCTCAACTGGCTTGGCACTCGATTGATGCAAGTGTGCATGCAATAATTACTCTGTGTTATATATGCACACCACGTTCGGTAGCTTAGCGGGGAGAAATGCAGCTACTTCCTGATCGGTCACCTGGCTAGCTCTACAACCTGATCACCTGTGACTTAATAAAACTTATGCAAGTGTGCATGCAATAATGACCGTCTCGTGGTCGTGGTGCACCCATGCACGCACGCTTCGCAGGTAAGAAAAGCCAGCCCCATTGCTGGCCCGGCACGTACCCTCCGGCAGCTTTGCCTCTAGGTCAACTCCCCTAGCTAATTCATGGCGCCCAGGCCCAGCCGCTATAAGACACACACCCTAgtaccaccaccaccacaacaacGACAACCATCAAGAGCTAGCCAAAGAAACACATCAATCCACAATCCAACAAGTCACTAGCTTGTCGAGCCGCAGCTAGCAATGGCGGTGCGGTGGCCGTCGACCGCCGTGGCCGCGTGCGCGATCGGCGCGAGCCTCCTAGTCCTGTGCACGCTCATGGCGTCGTCGGCGTCGGCCCAGGCGCCGCCGCCACAGGTGCGTACGGTGCCCAAGGGCAGCAACCTGGTGGTGATCAAGCCGGGGGGCGGGAAGCGCAACAGCAAGTTCACCTGCACCGACACCAAGAAGAAGCGGCCCGGGTGCGAGGCCACCTGCCCCAGCCGCTGCCCCAAAGAGTGCCTCGTCCTCTGCCCATCCTGCATGACCTTCTGCCGTACGTAGTTTATACAGCATGGCTATTATTACTTGATGAATTGAGTGTAATTTTTGTAGTGCACTTATACATGCATATGCTAATCTTCCTGCATGCATGATGCACTTTTTTGCATGCAGTGTGTGACTTCTACGCGGGGGCGTCGTGCGGCGACCCGCGCTTCACCGGCGGCGACGGCAACAACTTCTACTTCCACGGCAAGAAGAACCAGGACTTCTGCATCCTCTCCGACGACGACCTCCACATCAACGCGCACTTCATCGGCAACCACAACCCCGCGACGAGCCGCGACTTCACCTGGATCCAGGCCGTGGGTGTCATGTtcgcccaccaccgcctccacctcggCGCCGTGCGTTCCACCCGGTGGGACTCCGACGTCGACCACCTTGACATCGCCTTCGACGACGAGCGCGTCGATCTGGCTCCCGCCGACGGCGCGCGCTGGTCGTCCACCTCCGTGCCAGGCCTCTCCATCACCCGCACGGCGCAGGCCAACAACGTCGTCGTCGAGCTCAAAGGGGTGTTCCGGATCGTGGCCAATGCCGTGCCCATCACCGCCGAGGAGTCAAAGGTGCACAGCTATGGCGTCACCGCCGACGACTGCCTCGCGCACCTCGACCTCGGGTTCAAGTTCCAGGCCCTCTCCGACGACGTCCACGGCGTGCTCGGCCAGACCTACCGCTCCGACTACGTCAACAAGCTCAACGTCACCTCGAAGATGCCCGTCATGAGCGGCACCGCCGACTACGTCTCCTCGGCCCTGTTCGCCTCGGACTGCGCCGTCACGAGGTTCGGCCGCCCCGCCGCGGCAACAGCACGCACCGCCGGCGGCATCGCCATGGTCACGGACGCCAAGTACGTGTAGGCCACCGAAGAGTCAACCAGCCAGTACTTGCGTGCTAGCGTATGTGCTGCGTCTGGCGTCAACCTTCAACTAAAGTAACGTGCACTAGCGATCTCTACGTATCTGATCTGCTAAGTAATGTTTGTTAAAGTATTTTGTCATGGATTGACCATCCTGACGATTAATTTGTTGGTATATATATGTAAGTGGATATGTATTGTTTTGACAATAATTAATTAAAAATGAGAAATAAGTTCGAAGTCTATATATAGTAAAGTAAGCCATCATGCATATGGAATGTATACTGCCTATTGTCTTTTCTTTCCAAATTGCTAAAATGCATATATTCAAAATGTTTTACATAGTACAACTAATTCATTCGGgcgtgttagagttgtgtcgaatattgtgtacaaggtaggttacagttggactaggagttgtattgtgtttacataggatgtggagtcgtgtcctaataggacacttgtatcctaggcctctcatatatagcgggggtagacacacgatgtaacctatgccaacataatagcacaggcacgcaagggggagccggcggcgtgtgccgacGCTCGgctggccggtgtgcggtattgtgacggtgtcacgggaagGAGCGTCCGTAGTCAAGCCCCAGGGATGTAGCCAtgtcggtgaacctcgttaacaaatctcggtgtcgtgttcgtgtgattgcttggtcctcgaatgatcaacgatatgcctcggatttattttaacaaatggtatcagagctaggttgttCGGAAGTTGTAGATTGTTGATCGACAAGGATGAAGAAGAAACAGGCGCGTGGTGGATGCGTCAGCGGTGGCGAGTTGCAAAGGGCGTCGGATCAACAGAAGGCTCGTATACGTGTACAACGGCACACGCGCGGGGATGTGCGGCGATCGATCGGATGGATGGATCGGGCGAGCATCAAGCAGCGCGTACGTGCTGGTGGGATCGCTGGCGGCTGGTGCGTGCAGCAGTGGAAGCCTAGGCGAGGCCCAAGGCGGTGCAGCAGGGCAGAGCGCTCGGCGCAGTGCTTGGAGAGTCTTGGAAGGAGCGCGTGGCTGGCCGGGCCCTGTGTGAGGCCCAGGTGGCGTGCTGTGGCCGGGCAGGCCAAAGGTGTTGTGTGGTATGCAGTTTGTGCTGGTGGAATCGCAATTTGGGTCGTATAGCGGAGGCACCTGATGAGATTTGTTTGGACCAAAAGTGGACTGAGTCCACGTATGACACGGCGAGAGGCAAATCAATCGGCGAAAGAAGAATCCAAGGGATATGGATCCATCGGAATAGCACAGGGTTGGCAAAGCAAAGCAAGCCAAATTAGTGTCAAGGGAGCTGCCCATCGCGTGAAGACCAGGAGGTCTTGTTTGGCTGGAGTTGTGCACGGAAGTGCTTGTGTACTTCGGCGTCGCGGTGATAGCTCGGATATTTTTCACGGGTCAGCCGTACAAAGAACCATGCATGGTGTCAATGGGTGTCAGGTTTGAGGCGGAGAAGTTCGtggaactgaaaaccttgggttataGCAGACATGAATGAAAGATTGTTGGCGCGacagggatgcttgaaggcgttgcaggAAGTCATGTCAATTGTGATAGAATTATCATGTGATGCATGGGAATTCGCCGAAGACGGTATGGGAGCCTCGAGCGTGTCGTACAGTCGAacgagttcggctgggtcggactggacagtttgacgggatcgacgcaagtcggttgatACAGAAGACGGTGATGGGTTCGGCGCTAACGacgtaggagcgtgatgctgatggtgaccgacttctagggcgtggaaacacgtggcgtaGGCCCatgggcttgtgcggcttcgacaagactatggcgcgggattaattcaaggtggtgtatacacggagcttgaagtcgatgaggcgcaggggtggactaatcatctaccatggagtcatgttgaaggtggagctggattgaggggctacggtgtaaggatccggggaatcgaagcctattcagcaaggaggaaaagcgagtgacatgcagtttggactggagcccagtggtctgatggaagcgtgaaactcgtcatcggtcgatgatgatcggtggtactctgcagtaggggttgagtggtgtgggttcgcgacccttgagactcgaccgggacagcggaggctcgacgcggtaatagcggcgaggcgtgcggtatgcacgggtcatgaagacgggccagggctctggtggtcatacatgtggtgagacaactgtgaatttgactcgggatgactaaaAGCAAGGGTGAagttccttcaagtttcagacaggtggtcaagaaaggagcggtgatgttgagttcaggtaacttttatgtgtgacacccaatatgtgagttgttcattttcacgcaggtcagtgatcagtgtgtgatgcgTTGAACGaagctctggaagttgggagcatacactagagtaaagaggaacttaattttgctcgagtgttgactgtggtcaagaaaagaagaaactacaagttgcaggtggagtcatatggagtctttggagtagtagcggtactcatgggataagcttaagtccaatgtacatggaagtttgacacattgacgaattcaaggtggtggagaatattcgccaagatggagtttgttagagttgcgtcgaatattgtgtacaaggtaggttacagttggactaggagttgtattgtgtttacataggatgtggagtcgtgtcctaataggacacttgtatcctaggcctctcatatatagcgggggtagacacacgatgtaacctatgccaacataatagcacaggtacGCAAGggggagcgcccgtagtcaagccccggggatgtagccatgtcgatgaacctcattaacaaatctcggtctcatgctcgtgtgattgcttggtcctcggatgatcaacggtatgccttgGGTTTATTCTAACAGGACGAGACAGATTACGATGTCATGATGCGCCCATCCTATGGCCATTACTTTAATACTTTTAGCTCTCGGGAGTCTCTTTGCAGGATGCTTAGCTAAAGTGTGACATATTAGTCTATAAGCCAGTACCGTGACTAAGCGGTTGTTGCTCATCTAATACGATCGAGCGAGGTCATAATTTACCCAACACAGTCATCTGGGGTGAACAAGAATTGGAAATCGGATGCGGGTGAAATTCCCGCCAATGACTGAGATGTTCAGTCGACAACATGTGAACCTTTGGGTTGTGCTCCAACAAAAGGAAACAATTTTGTTAAATCCTGCTACTAATTGAACTGTCAAAACATCTTAAATTTAGGAACAAAGGGTGTATATGGCTAGGCAATATTGGCTCCTATGGGTTTACTTAGTTACTTTATGTGAACTCCAAATATATCTTTTTCAGGTTTTCTATACAAAATAGATGTTTTTGGTGTTTCATGTTCACATATTAATGATATCAATAAATGATAATTATCTTTGGGATCCCATTACCTTTCTTTAACATAGTAAAACCGCAGATGCTCACATACACTCAAtcttatgaatgcacacacgcacactctaTCCCTATAAGCACCTCCGAGATACTAAGCTGACataacatcttgagattgacgaaattGCCACAGGTGCCTCGTAGTAGTTGATGGGAACATCTCATCTCACTAAACGAAGATTGTCTGAAAGCCTGAAGTAAATTCAGAAAAACGCGAGCACTAGTGCCAAGTCTAAGACTTGATCCCTAGTGGGCTGACTGCACCATAAGGAGCATAACCATCTCAGCTACGCTCAACTTGCATAGATGATAATTATTTGCGAGGCACTAATTAAATAACTATCTCCACATCGACAACCAAGAAATACATTCTTGAGAGGGCACATAGTGTTTGAAACACAATGGAACCAAGTTGACATGTGTTCTATTGTTTCCCCTTTCAGAACCGCTAGAACATCAGCGCCTGAATTTTTATTGAAAATTCTATCTGTTTTGTTCAATTGTTTTTATTCAATCATTTCTTTATTCGGCTTGTTACAGTTGCatttgtgtgtgtgcgcgcgcatgctCACACACTTCAATAGTGTAAAACAAAATTGATCAGAAATTCCCAAAATTTGAGTCACTTGTACCATCGACAATCACTTCTTCTTTACCACTGTGTATTAGACCAGATGCTCAATCCCAGTAATTAAATATGATGATGTATTCTACTTCCTCCATATAACAAAAGTATTTCTAGAATATTATATTTTCATGTGGTTTTATACATATGACACAATACTATCGGTAGTCAATGTTGTATATATCTTAAAGATTAGTGCCAAAACTAGCATTTTTTTGGTAATGAGGAGATAGTAGTTGCTTGCTTGTGTGTCCCATCTTCGTTGCCTATTCATCACCTTTCCATTCCCACTTCAAGTATGGATTTTCATACCACGAACCAAAATTCGAATGGACAATTCAAAGTTTTGTCCCCACCGAGTTTGTTGGCATAGAAGGATGATCAACCTTCACAAAGAGAGTCAATTTAGTTTGTCCAGTGCATTCAAAAGTTCTTGATCTCCAGTTGTTGAAGGTTTAAATGACTTCAAGCGGTGACTTCAAGCAGTCGGTCAGGCCTATACAAACCATCTGAGAATCTTTATAGTTGTTGTCCATGGCTAGGTTTGGCTTGTGTAGAGCGTCCGATCTGGCTATCTATAGGGTCAAGAGAGGCGATCTTATGGTTCTTAGGGCATCTTCAGCCACGCCCCCAACAgggccccccaggccactttttcggcgccagcgccaaaaaaacggcccagtcgcgcccccaggacgccgaaaatcgccggttcgtACCTTTTTTCCGCctggcggtcacaggccgaacccggcgcgctggggagcagttgggggctccggcgctagggaaaagcacgcctggcccacaccgatccaggacgccgaaaatcgccggttcgaaccttttttccgcccggcggtcacaagccgaacccggcgcgctggggagcagttgggggctccggcgctagggaaaagcacgcctggcccacaccgacaggggaaaagtcaaggttttcttcccccggctcgcctcgcaccccccgcgccctcggccaccactagctatatcccggcgacggccgccgccctactccgctagatagccattccccgccggaaaatagcagtgcttcgccgcggcagcccctcccacagcagctgggcgtttccggccgccgtttccggccgcggaggcgcggtttaacggcaggtacacgcccaccgagcgcaaggtgttcggcgttttgcctgcctcggcgatggactcggatgaggaggaagagctcaccgcgctgctggaggaggaagccgcggccgatgtccaggaagaagagcatctcatggtgctcgccgccctcgcccagctgctggcgagcaatgaaaagccgcggcgaggtggctcggcgccggggcggatgaaagcaaagaaccggcatcgtctccaaggctactgcatgctctactccgactacttcgccgatgctccacttcatggcgagagaacatttcggcgccgttatcggatgagccgaaagctcttccccaggattgtgaattccatccaggagttcgacaactacttcaagtgcaagatggattgcactggcgctcttggattcacctccatccagaagtgcacgacagcgatgaggatgcttgcatatggagctcccagtgatttACTCGACGACTATGGGTGCATGGCCGAGtgcaccagcatagagtgtttctacaagttctgtcgggcagtggtggcagtgtttgggccacaatacttgagaacacccaatgcggaagacactgctcggatcctagcccagaatgcagcaagagaatttcctgggatgcttggaagcatcgactgcatgcattggaaatggaagaattgcccatttggttggcaggggatgtacaaaggcgcaaaaggcggttgcagtgtggtgcttgaggcggtagccacacaggacctctggatttgacactccttctttggtatgccaggaactcacaatgacatcaacatgctgcagtgctctcctgtttttgccaagctcgttgagggccattctcctccggtgaacttcgagatcaatgggcaccaatacaacaaggggtactatctagctgacggcatctatccgagatggtcgacatttgtgaagacgatctcaaaccttgtggcaggaggcaagaacgcctggtttgcgaagcttcgggaggcttgcaggaaggatgtcgagcgggcatttggtgtgctccaatctcgatttgctgttgttcggtaccccgctcagacctggtccaaagatcaaatgtgggagattatgacttgctatatcatcttgcacaacatgatcatcgagagcgaacaagaagacccagtgtttgacactgaaccatactacaggcagggtcctctagccgaagttgatcaccagctaccggcaacttggactgcctatcttagtatgcgtcaggagatccgagacccacaggtgcatcatcaactgcagaaagatctgattgagcacctatggaggctcaagggggacgccatgtgatgaaatatgagtttttatttgttgaactatataatttgtattgaactatttgttgttgtactattttgttgaagtatttgacttttctgtgatgaaatatgtgataagaaataattgtgttgataattgaacgctgAGACACGGCGagaccacgccgaatatgggcctattctcgcccatatgggccctttattcgccgaaattgggctgcaaagtaGGCCAATTTCGGCGCCTGCGGACGAGCTGAGGGCGACGGCTGGGCGCAAAACAgcccccagcgccgattgtatcgccggctcgcccccaggggacgatttttatgcgtcctgggggggggggcaacggctggaTATGCCCTTACCAATTTGAATGTAATGCTTTTCTTTAAACATCAATGGTGGTAGATTGAACAGGTCCATGTACGAACTTGTACTAGTGtcgatttgtctttttcattgcttTTGCATCTTTCTCCTTTGCTTTTACTACACTTACTCTTCAAACCTCACAAACTGACATAAGCATCAAGTAGTAACCATCCTTATTAGAACAACAAACATTAATTTTTCTATGATTTAGCTGTTCTTTTCCATACGTATAGTCGTGGTCCTACCTACGGATCTAGATTCCTCCAGCTGCCACATCTCCTCCGCTGGTAGTTCATCGACGTTCTCCTCCTTCATGGGCTCCGCGGGTGGGGGAGTGCAGGGAGGCCCCAATCTATCGGTGGGAGTTTTAGCTCGTTCTCTTCTTGGGGCTTTTCATAGGTCTTCGGTGTTTGTCGCGTTGGTCCTTCTAGCAGTGGTGGCAACACCACTTCATAATGGTTCATTTGACTTCTTCTATGTCTCAGGCAATGCGTGAGATGTTGGAACCCGCAACAAATCCTGATAGGTAGGTAGGTCTTTATTGTCTGTCGCTTCAGCTCTTCCGGCAGCGGTGGTGGTGGTGCGCAATAAGTCCTTCTCTGGCTTCTTCGGCTTTGGCGGTGCGTGCGCCTTCAGATCTAGTGAAAGGATCGGGCGAAAAGGTTTGCCTTTCCTCTGCAGGCAATGCAAGGAGAGTCGGTTGTGTCTTTCGTCGGGCTGGTGGTGCTTTGGCTGTAGCGGTGACTATTTATTACACCCTCAACTCAAGCGGACGTCTAGGTGTAATCAGCTCAGC
Proteins encoded in this window:
- the LOC123070780 gene encoding uncharacterized protein codes for the protein MAVRWPSTAVAACAIGASLLVLCTLMASSASAQAPPPQVRTVPKGSNLVVIKPGGGKRNSKFTCTDTKKKRPGCEATCPSRCPKECLVLCPSCMTFCLCDFYAGASCGDPRFTGGDGNNFYFHGKKNQDFCILSDDDLHINAHFIGNHNPATSRDFTWIQAVGVMFAHHRLHLGAVRSTRWDSDVDHLDIAFDDERVDLAPADGARWSSTSVPGLSITRTAQANNVVVELKGVFRIVANAVPITAEESKVHSYGVTADDCLAHLDLGFKFQALSDDVHGVLGQTYRSDYVNKLNVTSKMPVMSGTADYVSSALFASDCAVTRFGRPAAATARTAGGIAMVTDAKYV